The stretch of DNA ggccattattatgagccgttctccccccGTTTATGTAGAATGTGAGTCCTGTCAGTGTAGGGAGGTGAAAAGCAGGTCACTTACTCTCCAGCTGGTAGGGGAGCTGTTGCAGAGTGGACAGGAGGAAACACACCAGAACAATCTCCATGACCACAGTCAGAGACAAGAGGACCAGGTTACCATATGCAGCTGGAGGGGACATGGAGAGGGTTAGGACCAGGTTACCATGGAGAAGGTTAGGACCAGGTTACCATGGAGAGGGTTAGGACAAGGTTACCATGGAGAGGGTTAGGACCAGGTTACCATGGAGAGGGTTAGGACCAGGTTACCATGGAGAGGGTTAGGACCAGGTTACCATGGAGAGGGTTAGGACCAGGTTACCATGGAGAGGGTTAGGACCAGGTTACCATGGAGAGGGTTAGGACCAGGTTACCATGGAGAGGTTTAGGAGCAGGTTACCATGGAGAGGGTTAGGACCAGGTTACCATGGAgtggacactactttagaccagtgccctattccctatatagggcactactatagaccagtgccctattccctatatagtgcagtactatagaccagggcctattctctatatagtgcactactatagaccagtgccctattccctatatagtgcactactttagaccaggacctattccctatatagtgcactactatagaccagtgccctattccctatatagtgcactactttagaccaggacctattccctatatagtgcactactttagaccaggacctattccctatatagtgcactactatagaccagtgccctattccctatatagtgcactactttagaccaggacctattccctatatagtgcactactttagaccagggccctattccctatatagtgcactactttagaccaggacctattctctatatagtgtactactttagaccagggcctattctctatatagtgtactacgatagaccagggcctattccctatatagttgtactactttagaccaggacctattccctatatagttgtactactttagaccaggacctattccctatatagttgtactactttagaccaggacctattccctatatagtgcactactttagaccagggcctattccctatatagtgcactactttagaccaggacctattccctatatagttgtactactttagaccaggacctattccctatatagttgtactactttagaccaggacctattccctatatagtgcactactttagaccagggcctattccctatatagtgcactactttagaccaggacctattccctatatagttgtactactttagaccagggccctattctctatatagtgcactactatagaccagggccctattctctatatagtgcactactttagaccagggccctattctctatatagtgcactactatagaccagggcctatgGGGCTGTGTAGGGAATAGAATGACATTAGGGAaaaccccttctctccctctgtattgCAGCAGGAGAAGAGGTAGATATAGGTGATTTCATGGAAAGACTGACCGATGAGCATGAGGAAAGCGTTGATGACCAGGAAAGCGATGGCTCCAGCTGTAAACCCATAGGATCCTACTGGAGAGATCTGCAGCAAGGGGCCTGAGAAAAGAACACAGAGATGTTTTACTGAAACAGGCAACAGAGCATGgagacagcaacaacaacaacatcaacaaccacatcaacaacatcaacaacaacatcaacaacacgaacaacaacattaacaacaagcacatcaacagcaacaacaataagatcaacaacagcaacaacatcaataaaattaacaacaacaacaacatcaaccacatcaacaacatcaacaacaacaacaacaacagcaacagcaacaactaaaataacattaacaacaacatcaacaacatcaatatcaacaacaacatcaacaacaacaacagggtacgaggtaataacatggctatatatacagggtatcagataataacatggctatatatacggGGTatcagataataacatggctatatatacagggtatcagataataacatggctatatatacagggtatcagataataacatggctatatatacagggtatcagataataacatggctatatatacagggtatcaaataataacatggctatatatacggGGTatcagataataacatggctatatatacagggtatcagataataacatggctatatatacagggtatcagataataacatggctatatatacagggtatcagataataacatggctatatatacagggtatcagataataacatggctatatatacaaggtatcagataataacatggctatatatacggGGTATCaaataataacatggctatatatacggGGTatcagataataacatggctatatatacatggtatcagataataacatggctatatatacagggtatcagataataacatggctatatatacaaggtatcagataataacatggctatatatacggGGTATCAGATAATAACCTGGCTATATATACAGAGTatcagataataacatggctgtatatacAGGGCatcgggtaataacatggctgtatatacAGGGTAGAAGAGGTAGAAGcgtttcagggtcctgttggttgcAGACTTGGTACATTGGTACTGCTTACCAATGTACATTCTATGGCTTGGTTGGCTGGAGTCTGAATTTTTATGGGGCTTTTCCTAGTTATGCAAAAAGTTAACTCCAGTTAGGATTGGTTAGTGTTAGCTTGAAGTCATCCACATACCTGCGAAGCGATACCATGTCCAGGTGgcccagacagacaggtagaaggATGGGATGACGGAGCCaaacctctgtcctcctctgacCTGCAGCCTGCTGACGAACCCCTGTACCACCGCTCCAGATACCAGAACCCAGGGAACACTCAGTCGCAGGAAGGACACGCTCTGACTGGATGAGGCCGCGTGGAGCGCCGAGAGAGCGGCCACGCCATTGGTCAGGTAGAACAGAGCGTCAGGGATCTGATTGGTCGGGGAGGATGCTGATGATGATGAAGGCAGCGCCCCCTGGAGTTTCCACGGGGAGCGAAAGCAGGACAGGAAGGAGTGTAGACGGTCGGAGGAGATGGGCTGAGGACCCACCGGGATCAGACTCTTCTCAGCGATGGAGTTGATCAGGCGGCAAAATGTCCCGTAGAGCGAAACGGAGGTGAACAGGGAACAGGACACCCCGAAGAACACATAGTACCCATGGAGGGGGATCTGGGGGACCGTGGATACGGACAGCAGCAGgaacagagcattatgggtaaccTCCAGGGTGTCATTACTCAGACTGACAACTAGGAGGAGGAGCGCCACCGCCACGAAGAACCAATCACCAACCATCGCCTGTCTCCCAGTAGCCACCTCTCTCTCCGGCTCCGACACGATCACAGCCGACAACACAAACTCCTCCCACGCCTTGGTAAGCCAGTAGGTGGCATGCAGGCCGGCCTTGGTGACCAGGTAGCCATCTTGCCGCAGGTGAGCGTAGTAGCTAGAGAGGAGTTGAGCAGCAGAGATGATGGAGACCCACACAGCACCCAGGGAGAAGGACGTGCCGTATCCAAAGCTGTAGAACAACATGATGAAGGGAGACACCGTgtcacagaagaagaagagcgcCTGAGGTTCAGCGTACTTggtgttcttcttcttctcctgccCCAGGCTCTGGGCGCTGGCCGCAGGGCTGTTGGTCCCCAGCAGGAGCACGTTGAACAGGGGCGTGCCGAACCCCTTGAGGACATAGCGCTGCGCCAGACCTTTCACCAACAGGGCGGCGCTGCCGTACACGGCGAAAAGGAGGATGAGGAGTTCTAGAATGCCAGAGACGACCAGTGGCCAGGCCGAGGACACGCCCACCGCCACAGCCTCAAACAGCAGGGTCAGCGTGATGGCACCAAACACAAAGGGCATGATGACGTTTACCGTGGCAGAGCAGAAGGCCAATAGGAAGGATAGAAGGATGTAGGGGACCAATCCCGCGATGGCAGACTGGGGGATGAGCAGGAGAGACAGCCAATCAGGACTCTGCGAGGTGCTGTTCCAGAGTTCAGCCGACACTGATAGGTTGGTCGTGAGGGTAGTGAGCGGGGTCGTGTTACTCATCAGGTCATGTGACATGGTCAGGTTAGTTGTGATTGGTTGGGATGCACCCAGGAAGATGCGTGTGGCACCATAGCTGCCCCAGAGAGCTGCATAGCCAATGAAGGCGGTGCCACTCAGGTGGTCGTATTTACGGAACGACAGGAGGCCGGCAATCAGCTGACACACTCCACCTATCAGGATGAGATGAACAcctgcaacacaacacaatgatGATGAACAACAcctgcaacacaacacaatgatGATGAACAACACCTGAAACACAACACAGTGATGATGAACAACACctgaaacacaacacaatgaTGATGAACAACACctgaaacacaacacaatgaTGTTGAACAACACCTGAAACACAACACAGTGATGATGAACAACACctgaaacacaacacaatgaTGATGAACAACACCTGAAACACAACACAGTGATGTTGAACAACCACctgaaacacaacacaatgaTGATGAACAACACctgaaacacaacacaatgaTGATGAACAACACctgaaacacaacacaatgaTGATGAACAACCACACAACACATCAAGAATAGGGAAAAGAGTAGGGTTAGTCATTGTGAACAGGGAAAAGAGTAGGGTTAGTCATTGTGAACAGGCAAAAGAGTAGGGTTAGTCATTGTGAACAGGGAAAAGAGTAGGGTTAGTCATTGTGAACAGGGAAAAGAGTAGGGTTAGTCATTGTGAAAGTCATTGTGAA from Oncorhynchus kisutch isolate 150728-3 linkage group LG15, Okis_V2, whole genome shotgun sequence encodes:
- the LOC109885899 gene encoding uncharacterized protein LOC109885899 isoform X1, whose protein sequence is MATLDGFPASFYGEPGVLGMLANGISAFLVLLQNFNTARTGVSAEGVENILAGVHLILIGGVCQLIAGLLSFRKYDHLSGTAFIGYAALWGSYGATRIFLGASQPITTNLTMSHDLMSNTTPLTTLTTNLSVSAELWNSTSQSPDWLSLLLIPQSAIAGLVPYILLSFLLAFCSATVNVIMPFVFGAITLTLLFEAVAVGVSSAWPLVVSGILELLILLFAVYGSAALLVKGLAQRYVLKGFGTPLFNVLLLGTNSPAASAQSLGQEKKKNTKYAEPQALFFFCDTVSPFIMLFYSFGYGTSFSLGAVWVSIISAAQLLSSYYAHLRQDGYLVTKAGLHATYWLTKAWEEFVLSAVIVSEPEREVATGRQAMVGDWFFVAVALLLLVVSLSNDTLEVTHNALFLLLSVSTVPQIPLHGYYVFFGVSCSLFTSVSLYGTFCRLINSIAEKSLIPVGPQPISSDRLHSFLSCFRSPWKLQGALPSSSSASSPTNQIPDALFYLTNGVAALSALHAASSSQSVSFLRLSVPWVLVSGAVVQGFVSRLQVRGGQRFGSVIPSFYLSVWATWTWYRFAGPLLQISPVGSYGFTAGAIAFLVINAFLMLIAAYGNLVLLSLTVVMEIVLVCFLLSTLQQLPYQLEIAMLAVFSVICLYGTLASLVNCTFRQSVMPMGPPLVKDVNQQQKSSAALPCPVADSRLTSGLLKISRLLDDGGVCGIPTDTVYALAASCKNPQAIENIYNIKDRPAEKPICICISSVEQLVAAKPPFSSLLWEFMRNVYPGGISCIVSKGDWLLRLGVGPAYDRVGTNDSIMIRVPDHTVTGHLCDITGPLAITSANPSGEPDSTHHDMVISRLGHKIQGVLCDGDSNEIVASTVVNCLKIDEGTISIVREGCVPAVKVRQIFERVKTSML
- the LOC109885899 gene encoding uncharacterized protein LOC109885899 isoform X2, producing the protein MATLDGFPASFYGEPGVLGMLANGISAFLVLLQNFNTARTGVSAEGVENILAGVHLILIGGVCQLIAGLLSFRKYDHLSGTAFIGYAALWGSYGATRIFLGASQPITTNLTMSHDLMSNTTPLTTLTTNLSVSAELWNSTSQSPDWLSLLLIPQSAIAGLVPYILLSFLLAFCSATVNVIMPFVFGAITLTLLFEAVAVGVSSAWPLVVSGILELLILLFAVYGSAALLVKGLAQRYVLKGFGTPLFNVLLLGTNSPAASAQSLGQEKKKNTKYAEPQALFFFCDTVSPFIMLFYSFGYGTSFSLGAVWVSIISAAQLLSSYYAHLRQDGYLVTKAGLHATYWLTKAWEEFVLSAVIVSEPEREVATGRQAMVGDWFFVAVALLLLVVSLSNDTLEVTHNALFLLLSVSTVPQIPLHGYYVFFGVSCSLFTSVSLYGTFCRLINSIAEKSLIPVGPQPISSDRLHSFLSCFRSPWKLQGALPSSSSASSPTNQIPDALFYLTNGVAALSALHAASSSQSVSFLRLSVPWVLVSGAVVQGFVSRLQVRGGQRFGSVIPSFYLSVWATWTWYRFAGPLLQISPVGSYGFTAGAIAFLVINAFLMLIVAMLAVFSVICLYGTLASLVNCTFRQSVMPMGPPLVKDVNQQQKSSAALPCPVADSRLTSGLLKISRLLDDGGVCGIPTDTVYALAASCKNPQAIENIYNIKDRPAEKPICICISSVEQLVAAKPPFSSLLWEFMRNVYPGGISCIVSKGDWLLRLGVGPAYDRVGTNDSIMIRVPDHTVTGHLCDITGPLAITSANPSGEPDSTHHDMVISRLGHKIQGVLCDGDSNEIVASTVVNCLKIDEGTISIVREGCVPAVKVRQIFERVKTSML